The proteins below come from a single Psychrobacter sp. PL19 genomic window:
- the guaD gene encoding guanine deaminase has protein sequence MTLHIYQAQLLHYLTEKDLADRSPKATTVDKSITLLPVNTGVKVYPEYIVDGALVVDDATGLIVDYGSSQAMLADYGSAKEGQAPVQIHNHQHKLIMPGFIDTHVHYPQIDMIAAYGEQLLDWLNNYTFVTEANFDDPKVAHDTAKFFLNQLLANGTTSALVFSTSHPQSVEAFFIESHQLNTRMITGNVLMDQNAPAHLCVSAEQGIRDTQDIIDKWHERGRQHVAITPRFAITSTPKQLRLAGELYASYDSVYLQTHLAENRDEIAVVRELYPNHKGYLDVYEDMGLLGRRTTLAHGIYLETSEYERLRETGAQIAHCPTSNLFLGSGLFDLPKTLSYTGVSVGTDVGAGTSLSMLTTLSEAYKVQQLQNNPLSAHQGLYQITLGNAQSLLLDNKIGNFMPNKEADFVVIDMSATALLERRMTQTKSLDERLFVLMMLGDDRVIEQTVVAGVSRYLKAEAS, from the coding sequence ATGACCCTGCATATATATCAAGCCCAGTTGCTGCATTATCTTACCGAAAAGGACCTTGCTGACCGTTCACCGAAGGCTACGACGGTTGATAAAAGCATCACTTTACTACCAGTCAACACTGGCGTGAAGGTTTATCCTGAGTATATTGTTGATGGTGCACTGGTTGTCGATGATGCGACCGGTCTTATTGTAGACTATGGCAGTAGTCAGGCAATGTTAGCGGATTATGGCAGCGCTAAAGAAGGACAGGCGCCAGTACAGATTCACAACCATCAGCACAAGCTAATCATGCCAGGTTTTATTGATACCCACGTGCATTATCCGCAGATAGATATGATTGCCGCTTATGGAGAGCAGCTGCTTGACTGGCTCAATAATTATACCTTTGTCACTGAGGCCAACTTTGATGACCCAAAGGTCGCGCATGATACCGCAAAGTTCTTTTTAAATCAGTTGCTCGCCAATGGCACCACGAGTGCCTTGGTGTTTTCTACCAGTCACCCGCAATCAGTAGAGGCATTCTTTATTGAAAGCCATCAACTAAATACCCGTATGATTACCGGTAATGTCCTAATGGATCAAAACGCACCTGCCCATCTTTGTGTGTCAGCTGAGCAAGGTATTCGCGACACCCAAGATATTATAGATAAGTGGCATGAGCGCGGGCGTCAGCATGTGGCTATTACCCCAAGATTTGCCATTACTTCAACGCCAAAGCAGCTGCGCTTGGCTGGCGAGTTATACGCCAGTTACGATAGCGTCTACTTACAAACGCATTTGGCCGAAAACCGTGATGAAATTGCTGTTGTGCGCGAGCTATATCCCAATCATAAAGGGTATCTGGATGTCTACGAAGACATGGGGCTACTGGGTCGCCGCACAACTTTGGCGCATGGTATTTACCTTGAAACTTCAGAGTACGAAAGGCTACGCGAGACCGGCGCGCAAATAGCACACTGCCCAACGTCTAATCTATTTTTGGGTAGTGGACTGTTTGATTTACCCAAAACCTTAAGCTACACCGGCGTTAGTGTTGGCACTGATGTGGGCGCGGGAACCAGTCTGTCGATGTTGACCACCTTGTCAGAGGCGTATAAAGTCCAACAGTTACAAAATAATCCGTTATCCGCTCATCAAGGGCTCTATCAAATTACTTTAGGCAACGCCCAATCGTTATTATTAGACAATAAAATCGGTAACTTTATGCCTAACAAGGAAGCGGATTTTGTGGTTATAGACATGAGCGCCACTGCGTTACTTGAGCGCCGTATGACTCAGACCAAATCGCTTGATGAGCGTCTGTTTGTGCTGATGATGTTAGGTGATGATAGAGTGATTGAACAGACAGTAGTCGCGGGAGTGAGTCGTTATCTTAAAGCTGAGGCGTCCTAA
- a CDS encoding XdhC family protein, producing MPPTRWYDGLAQYQQQGVAHVLATVIAVNGSAPRALQAKMIVTVDSYCDTLGGGGLEHDVIMTARQLLSGEIEATVSKDVKEKHSRKDKDSQQGNTINSDGDSDLESKPAKAVRRDSVYTKHYPLGAKLAQCCGGSVTVMFECFNVIPPLSILVFGAGHVAAALMTILAELPCQVDWIDSRPEMFAPYLLNKSDQINEFPKAFGEPSASEQSSLYQLPAHIRPHVSEEPVDFIHPFIEPFIEQGDQRFILIMTHDHSLDFELVRAAIDVSLATNDADIRRNTDNVIADHDGLQVSMPYIGCIGSATKAKRFKDRLTQRGYSEQVVDRLTMPIGLLIGGKEPMAVAVSIAAQILQHYYQT from the coding sequence ATGCCACCCACACGCTGGTATGATGGCCTAGCCCAATATCAGCAGCAGGGTGTCGCTCACGTGCTGGCGACTGTCATTGCAGTAAATGGATCAGCACCCAGGGCACTGCAAGCCAAGATGATTGTTACTGTCGATAGCTACTGCGATACGCTCGGTGGTGGTGGTCTTGAGCATGATGTCATTATGACCGCGCGTCAATTGCTGAGTGGGGAAATAGAGGCAACCGTATCAAAAGATGTCAAAGAAAAGCACTCTAGAAAAGATAAAGATTCTCAGCAAGGTAACACTATTAATAGTGATGGTGATAGCGACCTAGAGTCGAAGCCAGCCAAAGCAGTACGCCGCGATAGCGTTTACACCAAACATTATCCGCTCGGTGCAAAGTTGGCACAGTGCTGCGGTGGTAGCGTCACGGTTATGTTTGAGTGTTTTAACGTGATACCACCGCTGTCGATATTGGTATTCGGAGCAGGGCATGTGGCCGCGGCTTTGATGACCATATTGGCTGAGTTGCCTTGCCAAGTGGACTGGATAGATAGTCGTCCTGAGATGTTTGCGCCTTATTTACTAAATAAATCGGACCAAATTAATGAATTCCCTAAAGCCTTCGGTGAGCCATCAGCGTCAGAGCAATCGTCTCTTTATCAACTTCCGGCGCACATCCGTCCCCATGTTAGTGAGGAGCCCGTTGATTTTATTCACCCGTTTATTGAACCTTTTATAGAACAAGGCGATCAGCGTTTTATTCTGATCATGACTCATGATCACAGTCTTGATTTTGAGCTGGTGCGTGCTGCTATAGATGTTAGCTTAGCTACTAATGATGCGGATATCAGGCGAAATACTGATAATGTTATTGCAGATCACGACGGTCTACAGGTTTCAATGCCATATATCGGCTGTATTGGCTCAGCGACTAAGGCAAAACGTTTCAAAGATCGTCTGACTCAACGCGGCTATAGTGAGCAAGTAGTCGATAGATTAACCATGCCAATAGGGTTATTGATTGGTGGTAAAGAACCCATGGCGGTTGCGGTATCTATTGCTGCTCAAATTTTACAACATTACTATCAGACATAA
- the xdhB gene encoding xanthine dehydrogenase molybdopterin binding subunit, with translation MSHQSSLFDSYSIRRVRPPKNKIGTSAKHDSAISHVMGTATYVDDMLKPQGTLHLAVGKSKHAHARVLSMDLNAVKAADGVVDVLSFKDLPAKTDIGAVFDGEPLMVDEITEYVGQTLFAVVATSHRAAKQAVLQAIVEYETLPSVLTIDEALEKDYFVRPTHTMQRGDAQVALENAPLRIKGHIHMLGQEHFYLEGQVSYVVPCDDGGLEVYTSSQHPSEVQQLVAEVVDLPFHAVNTIVRRMGGGFGGKETQAAAWACLCGIVAKRHNVPVSMRLDRQDDMVVTGKRHEFANRYEVGVNESGQVLGVDMQLAGLCGYAPDLSDAIVDRAMFHCDNAYHYPAAHVAGHRCKTHTVSNTAFRGFGGPQGLLTAEYMMDDIAYTLGIDPLQVRLTNLYQNGQSTHYGQPIEHFDLATIINTLAEDCEYDKRRQQIIKVNQQAEAEGSDKRLGLALTPVKFGISFTVQTLNQGGALVHIYTDGSIHLNHGGTEMGQGLYIKIAQIVANEFDVDLDTVKVSATRTDKVPNTSPTAASSGTDINGKAAQNACITIKGRIIEFAAEHFKVAESDIRFERNHVYIGDKEDLTFAEMVLLAYQHRISLSSTGYYKTPKIFYDRSKAWGRPFFYFALGASCSEVEIDTLTGEYKVLRCDILHDVGQSINPAIDIGQIEGGFIQGMGWLTAEELTWDKKGNLASNSAANYKIPTAHDLPKQWQVKLFDRKNEEQTIYNSKAVGEPPLMLAASVWCAINNAVASLGDYKKNPELTMPATPEAVLKAVMRMQGVPWEINAKVDMATVDSLTTEDDSGIDDDRVMPQQVPHAKDNKPLEVEGQLADAQPDAVEHPNVSTARGPAHSE, from the coding sequence ATGAGCCACCAGTCCTCGTTATTTGACAGCTACAGTATTCGCCGCGTGCGTCCGCCCAAAAATAAAATTGGTACCTCAGCTAAACATGACAGTGCGATTAGTCATGTCATGGGGACCGCAACTTATGTGGATGACATGCTAAAGCCGCAGGGCACTCTGCACTTAGCTGTAGGTAAAAGCAAGCACGCTCACGCACGCGTATTGAGTATGGATTTAAATGCTGTCAAAGCGGCCGACGGGGTAGTGGATGTTTTAAGCTTTAAAGACTTGCCTGCCAAAACGGATATTGGTGCGGTTTTTGATGGTGAGCCGCTAATGGTGGATGAGATCACAGAATATGTGGGCCAGACATTATTTGCGGTAGTAGCGACCAGTCATCGCGCCGCAAAACAAGCGGTACTCCAAGCTATTGTAGAATACGAGACCTTACCGTCGGTACTCACTATTGATGAGGCATTAGAAAAGGATTACTTTGTCCGGCCCACTCATACCATGCAGCGCGGCGATGCCCAAGTAGCGCTTGAGAATGCGCCTCTACGCATCAAAGGTCATATTCATATGCTGGGCCAAGAGCATTTTTATCTTGAAGGCCAAGTCTCATATGTGGTGCCTTGTGATGATGGCGGACTGGAAGTTTATACTTCATCGCAGCATCCAAGTGAAGTACAGCAGCTGGTCGCTGAAGTGGTGGATTTGCCTTTTCATGCAGTCAATACTATAGTGCGAAGAATGGGTGGCGGTTTTGGTGGTAAAGAGACCCAAGCCGCAGCATGGGCGTGCCTGTGCGGTATTGTTGCCAAACGTCATAATGTACCTGTCAGTATGCGCTTAGATCGGCAAGACGACATGGTGGTCACGGGTAAACGCCACGAATTTGCCAATCGCTATGAAGTCGGGGTAAATGAGTCTGGTCAAGTACTTGGCGTTGATATGCAGTTGGCAGGCTTATGTGGTTATGCGCCGGATTTATCCGATGCGATCGTCGATCGCGCCATGTTCCACTGTGACAATGCCTACCATTATCCTGCTGCCCATGTGGCAGGACATCGCTGCAAAACCCATACGGTATCTAATACTGCCTTTCGAGGTTTTGGTGGGCCACAAGGTCTTCTCACTGCTGAATATATGATGGATGACATCGCTTACACCTTAGGGATAGACCCTCTGCAAGTGCGCTTAACTAATTTATATCAAAATGGTCAAAGCACTCATTATGGACAGCCGATTGAGCATTTTGATTTGGCAACTATCATCAATACACTGGCAGAAGACTGTGAGTATGATAAGCGTCGCCAGCAAATTATCAAGGTTAATCAGCAAGCCGAAGCTGAGGGCAGTGATAAACGCCTTGGTCTGGCTTTAACGCCTGTGAAGTTTGGTATTTCATTTACAGTGCAGACGCTGAATCAAGGTGGCGCTCTAGTACATATTTATACCGATGGTAGTATCCACCTCAATCATGGTGGTACCGAGATGGGTCAGGGGCTCTATATCAAAATTGCCCAAATCGTTGCTAATGAATTCGACGTTGACTTAGACACGGTTAAAGTATCGGCCACGCGGACAGATAAAGTACCCAATACTTCACCAACGGCCGCTTCATCAGGTACTGATATTAATGGTAAAGCAGCACAAAATGCCTGTATAACCATTAAAGGTCGCATTATTGAGTTTGCTGCTGAGCATTTTAAGGTAGCAGAAAGTGACATACGTTTTGAGCGTAATCATGTCTATATTGGTGACAAAGAAGATCTCACCTTTGCTGAAATGGTGCTGTTGGCGTATCAACACCGTATCAGTTTATCTTCTACCGGCTATTACAAAACCCCGAAGATCTTTTATGACCGTTCGAAAGCTTGGGGCCGCCCCTTCTTTTATTTTGCTCTAGGCGCATCGTGTTCTGAGGTCGAAATTGATACCTTAACGGGTGAGTATAAGGTACTGCGCTGCGATATCTTACATGATGTGGGGCAGTCGATTAACCCGGCCATTGACATCGGTCAGATTGAAGGCGGCTTTATTCAAGGCATGGGTTGGCTTACGGCTGAAGAGCTCACTTGGGACAAAAAAGGTAACCTAGCATCCAATAGTGCGGCCAATTATAAGATTCCTACCGCTCATGACTTACCGAAGCAGTGGCAAGTTAAATTGTTTGATCGCAAAAATGAAGAGCAGACCATTTATAACTCTAAAGCTGTTGGTGAGCCACCATTGATGTTGGCCGCTAGCGTCTGGTGTGCGATTAATAATGCCGTAGCAAGCTTAGGTGATTATAAGAAAAACCCAGAGCTGACCATGCCTGCCACCCCAGAGGCGGTACTAAAAGCCGTGATGCGTATGCAAGGCGTGCCGTGGGAAATTAACGCTAAGGTAGATATGGCTACTGTTGATAGCCTCACTACAGAGGATGACTCTGGTATCGATGATGATCGAGTGATGCCGCAGCAAGTGCCTCACGCTAAAGATAACAAACCGCTAGAAGTCGAAGGTCAGTTAGCGGATGCTCAACCGGATGCAGTAGAACATCCAAATGTGTCAACGGCTAGAGGTCCTGCTCACAGTGAATGA
- a CDS encoding xanthine dehydrogenase small subunit, with protein MINFYLNGKHHELTQLNPNTTVLEYLRLHVRQTDTKEGCGSGDCGACTIMAQRLPFNATDNSSSNASNSSEPFYTLNSCITLLSLMDGHHLMTASYLADNPENHPERALLHPVQQAMVECHGSQCGFCTPGFVMSLASVYENKRMQRLNRPTQSVSSDGSNANNSDSDDLSHEDLSYEDLSYEDLSYDEIVASISGNLCRCTGYRPIIEAGLMMEKIGQQRDAEQAAVKDLTIGLATDAMASTNISADISTSINAGVSTKESSIASIEPALSDAGRKLFIPQSIETLNQVLAANPTATIWAGGTDLGLSVTQHLVDHEVIVQLSAIASLKSWSLSDVEEVFNSDAKPSTAQISQELIFGAGMSYAKMLPVLEQYFPEFAQLFERIASPQIRNMGTIGGNVANASPIGDLPPILLALGARIHLRHCDGNVYDNVYDNVSVDAYVDDNAESHANSSANDDSNEQPYTDEVIPLSDFFLDYKKTKLLAGSYVVAIHIPLMQDHQHLFIHKISKRYEDDISACLLAAKIELSADGTTINNVKFGLGGMAAIPLLAAHCQQALIGQPVEVASFEKAAQALPLDVSPLTDVRASREYRMHVVQRLLIKCGKQLVKNSQIETA; from the coding sequence ATGATTAATTTCTATCTGAATGGAAAGCACCATGAGCTAACCCAACTTAACCCCAATACGACGGTGCTTGAGTATTTGCGCTTACATGTGCGTCAAACGGATACCAAAGAAGGCTGCGGCAGTGGGGATTGCGGTGCCTGCACCATTATGGCGCAACGCTTGCCTTTTAACGCTACTGATAACTCTAGTAGCAACGCTAGCAATAGCAGCGAACCTTTCTATACGTTGAATTCTTGTATCACTCTATTGTCGCTCATGGATGGTCATCATTTGATGACCGCTTCTTATCTAGCGGACAATCCTGAGAATCACCCAGAGCGCGCGCTACTACATCCTGTACAGCAAGCGATGGTTGAGTGTCATGGGTCGCAATGTGGATTTTGTACCCCTGGGTTTGTGATGTCGTTGGCGAGTGTCTATGAAAATAAGCGCATGCAACGACTTAACCGACCGACTCAAAGCGTATCTAGCGATGGATCAAATGCAAATAACTCAGACTCTGATGATCTAAGCCATGAAGACCTAAGCTATGAAGACCTAAGCTATGAAGACCTAAGTTACGATGAGATCGTTGCCTCCATATCAGGAAATCTATGTCGATGTACAGGCTACCGGCCTATTATCGAAGCCGGTTTGATGATGGAAAAGATTGGTCAGCAAAGAGATGCTGAACAGGCCGCAGTGAAAGATTTAACCATTGGTTTAGCCACCGATGCAATGGCAAGTACTAATATAAGTGCCGATATTAGTACTAGCATTAATGCTGGGGTAAGCACAAAAGAGTCCTCAATAGCATCTATCGAGCCTGCACTTAGTGATGCTGGGCGAAAACTGTTTATCCCACAATCTATTGAGACACTTAATCAGGTGTTAGCTGCGAACCCAACAGCGACAATTTGGGCAGGTGGCACAGACTTAGGTTTGAGTGTGACTCAGCACTTGGTCGATCATGAGGTGATTGTTCAGCTGTCAGCTATTGCGTCGCTAAAATCCTGGTCGTTATCTGATGTTGAGGAAGTCTTTAACAGTGACGCAAAGCCATCAACAGCTCAAATATCGCAAGAGCTAATCTTTGGTGCTGGCATGAGCTACGCAAAAATGTTGCCTGTATTAGAGCAGTATTTTCCTGAGTTTGCTCAACTGTTCGAACGCATTGCCTCTCCGCAAATCCGTAACATGGGTACTATTGGTGGTAACGTTGCTAATGCTTCGCCTATTGGGGATTTGCCGCCGATTCTATTGGCATTAGGGGCGCGCATTCATTTGCGTCATTGCGATGGCAATGTTTATGACAATGTTTATGACAATGTTAGTGTTGATGCTTATGTTGATGACAATGCTGAAAGCCACGCTAATAGTAGTGCTAACGATGATAGTAATGAACAGCCATATACTGACGAGGTTATACCTTTATCAGACTTTTTCTTAGATTATAAAAAAACCAAGCTGCTAGCTGGCAGTTATGTGGTTGCCATTCATATTCCACTGATGCAAGACCATCAGCACTTATTCATTCATAAGATTAGTAAGCGTTACGAAGATGATATTTCTGCCTGTCTACTGGCGGCAAAAATTGAGCTGTCAGCGGATGGCACAACCATTAATAACGTAAAATTTGGTTTGGGCGGTATGGCAGCGATACCCTTGTTGGCCGCACATTGCCAGCAAGCACTTATCGGTCAGCCTGTTGAAGTTGCTAGCTTTGAAAAGGCAGCACAAGCTTTGCCTTTAGACGTCTCACCATTAACCGATGTCAGAGCCAGCCGTGAGTATCGTATGCATGTCGTACAACGTTTATTAATTAAATGCGGCAAGCAATTAGTTAAAAATTCGCAAATAGAGACTGCTTAG
- a CDS encoding uracil-xanthine permease family protein, with protein MSKSLESQNNSELMYQLNDKPSFWPASFAALQHLLAAIVAIVTPTLIVAGTLGLGAYVPYLISCALISSGIGTYIQCKKIGPIGAGMLSLQGTSFAFLTAIISAGLIVKGRGGSPEDILATIFGVSFCAAFIEVIISRFIHKLKRIFTPVVTGTIIILIGVPLIEVAMTDIAGGYGAKDFGSLQNLLLGMIVLVSVIAFNRSKNPLLRLSSIVIALILGMIAAFFMGRLDFSSLSNVGFITIPIPFKFGFQFDFAAFIPLVILYCVSALETTGDLTANSVISKEPVKGPVYLDRIQGGVLADGVNSMIAAALNSMPSTTFSQNNGVIALTGVASRHVGIYIATFMIIIGLFPVFGAILQTMPQPVLGGATLVMFGTVAVAGIKVLASAKLDRRDMLIIATSVGMGVGVSMVPEVLSQLPEALRNVLISPVAIGAITAIALSLFLPIDPRSSDEV; from the coding sequence ATGTCTAAATCTTTAGAGTCACAAAATAATTCCGAGTTAATGTATCAACTGAATGATAAGCCTAGCTTTTGGCCGGCGAGCTTTGCCGCCTTACAGCACTTACTGGCCGCTATCGTCGCTATTGTCACGCCTACCTTAATCGTTGCTGGAACCTTGGGTTTAGGTGCCTATGTACCTTACCTAATTAGCTGCGCTCTAATTTCTTCTGGTATTGGCACCTATATTCAATGTAAAAAAATAGGTCCTATAGGTGCTGGGATGTTAAGTTTACAAGGGACTAGCTTCGCTTTTTTAACGGCTATTATCTCTGCTGGATTGATTGTTAAAGGGCGAGGTGGTTCACCGGAAGATATTTTGGCCACCATTTTTGGGGTTAGCTTTTGTGCCGCATTTATTGAGGTTATCATTAGTCGCTTTATTCATAAATTAAAAAGAATATTTACCCCTGTTGTTACGGGTACTATTATTATTCTAATTGGTGTGCCGTTGATTGAAGTAGCAATGACTGATATCGCTGGTGGTTATGGTGCCAAAGACTTCGGTAGTCTACAAAACCTTCTGTTAGGTATGATCGTACTGGTATCAGTGATTGCATTTAACCGCTCAAAAAATCCTCTATTAAGACTTTCTTCAATTGTAATCGCCCTAATCCTAGGTATGATAGCCGCCTTTTTTATGGGTAGACTAGACTTTTCCTCACTAAGTAACGTTGGTTTTATTACTATTCCAATTCCATTTAAATTTGGTTTCCAATTTGATTTCGCAGCGTTTATTCCGCTAGTCATTCTGTATTGCGTCAGTGCACTTGAAACAACCGGCGATCTAACGGCCAACTCTGTTATTTCTAAAGAACCGGTCAAAGGTCCTGTCTATCTTGACCGAATTCAAGGCGGCGTATTGGCAGATGGGGTCAACTCTATGATTGCCGCTGCCCTGAACAGTATGCCGTCGACTACCTTTAGCCAGAATAACGGAGTTATTGCCTTAACCGGCGTAGCAAGCCGTCATGTTGGCATCTACATCGCAACTTTCATGATTATTATTGGGCTGTTTCCTGTTTTTGGTGCCATATTACAAACCATGCCTCAACCGGTACTTGGTGGGGCAACATTGGTCATGTTTGGTACGGTAGCGGTGGCTGGTATCAAAGTATTGGCCAGCGCCAAGCTTGACCGCCGCGATATGCTGATCATTGCCACTTCTGTAGGGATGGGTGTTGGCGTATCGATGGTACCCGAGGTATTGTCGCAACTGCCTGAAGCACTGCGTAATGTGCTGATATCACCGGTGGCGATAGGCGCTATAACGGCAATAGCACTGAGTTTGTTTTTACCTATAGACCCAAGAAGCTCCGATGAAGTATAA
- a CDS encoding 1-pyrroline-5-carboxylate dehydrogenase, translated as MAIEFKKNHAQACEAWRLLSAVNRAAHLEAAIPKLALLTGDANKARRLFKHLLSFAPTLDEVHRMTGATGESNDLYVTARGKTMVIGGESAKTMAVLGQLIAALVTGNEVILHCPSQDEMCIEAVKVLYETGIDNDVISIANDSQTVTLLYIDRLAQVAVAGSPAEVQAVSQELANTDGILTQVIAVTDMGGLSDMLTPDYLYHFTTERVRTINTTAIGGNASLLELGTE; from the coding sequence ATGGCAATTGAATTCAAAAAAAATCATGCCCAAGCTTGTGAAGCTTGGCGGCTACTTAGCGCGGTCAATCGCGCCGCTCACCTTGAAGCGGCGATCCCTAAGTTGGCATTGCTTACCGGCGATGCTAACAAGGCGCGGCGACTATTTAAGCATTTATTAAGCTTTGCACCCACGCTTGATGAAGTACACCGTATGACTGGGGCTACTGGTGAGTCTAACGACTTATACGTGACAGCTCGTGGTAAAACTATGGTTATTGGTGGCGAATCCGCTAAGACTATGGCCGTACTTGGCCAGCTCATTGCAGCATTGGTGACGGGTAATGAGGTAATACTACATTGCCCAAGCCAAGATGAGATGTGCATCGAAGCCGTAAAAGTGCTTTATGAGACTGGTATCGATAATGATGTCATTAGTATTGCTAATGACTCACAAACCGTGACGCTATTATATATTGATCGTCTCGCGCAAGTAGCCGTGGCCGGTAGTCCTGCTGAAGTACAAGCAGTCAGCCAAGAGCTTGCCAACACTGACGGTATCTTGACGCAAGTGATTGCGGTAACCGATATGGGTGGTTTGTCTGATATGCTCACGCCTGACTATTTATATCACTTCACCACTGAACGAGTAAGAACTATCAACACTACCGCAATTGGTGGTAATGCTAGCCTACTTGAGCTTGGTACTGAATAA